One part of the Salmo salar chromosome ssa10, Ssal_v3.1, whole genome shotgun sequence genome encodes these proteins:
- the lpp2 gene encoding Lipid phosphate phosphohydrolase 2: protein MMDLRKKKMYVLVDVMCVAVAALPFLIMTVVFRPYLRGVYCDDEDIKYPRKPDTITHGLLAAVTISCTVIIISSGEAYLVYSKRIHSNSEFNGYVAALYKVLGTFLFGAAVSQSLTDLAKFSIGRPRPNFMAVCNPKVCKGYVLEINCTGNPRDVTESRLSFYSGHSSFGMYCMLFLALYVQARLRAKWARLLRPTIQFFLVAFAVYVGYTRVSDYKHHWSDVLVGLLQGALIAILNVRHVSDFFKQRPPRCSSQETAESEELERKPSLQMADAEHNNHYSYPGPV, encoded by the exons CCGCTCTGCCCTTCCTCATCATGACTGTTGTGTTCCGGCCCTACCTGAGGGGTGTGTACTGTGATGATGAGGACATCAAGTACCCCCGCAAACCTGACACCATCACCCACGGCTTGCTGGCTGCAGTCACCATCTCCTGCACTGTCATCATT ATATCATCAGGAGAGGCCTACCTCGTCTACAGTAAGAGGATCCACTCTAACTCTGAGTTCAACGGGTACGTGGCGGCACTCTACAAGGTGCTGGGTACCTTCCTGTTCGGggcagctgtcagccaatcactgACGGACCTGGCCAAGTTCTCCATCGGACGCCCTCGGCCCAACTTCATGGCCGTCTGCAACCCCAAGGTCTGCAAAGGCTACGTGCTGGAGATCAACTGCACCGGCAATCCTCGGGACGTCACTGAGTCCAG GCTGTCCTTCTACTCCGGCCACTCCTCCTTTGGGATGTACTGTATGCTGTTTCTAGCA ttgTATGTCCAGGCGAGGCTGAGGGCTAAGTGGGCAAGACTCCTCCGACCCACAATCCAGTTCTTCCTTGTGGCCTTTGCGGTTTACGTGGGCTACACCCGCGTGTCCGATTACAAGCACCACTGGAGCGACGTTCTGGTGGGCCTCCTCCAAGGCGCTCTCATTGCCATCCTCAAC GTGCGCCACGTATCAGACTTCTTCAAACAGCGTCCTCCCCGCTGCTCCAGCCAAGAGACGGCTGAGAGCGAGGAACTGGAGCGCAAACCCAGCCTGCAGATGGCAGATGCAGAGCACAACAACCATTACAGCTACCCAGGGCCTGTGTGA
- the lpp2 gene encoding lipid phosphate phosphohydrolase 2 isoform X1, whose translation MVSAATALPFLIMTVVFRPYLRGVYCDDEDIKYPRKPDTITHGLLAAVTISCTVIIISSGEAYLVYSKRIHSNSEFNGYVAALYKVLGTFLFGAAVSQSLTDLAKFSIGRPRPNFMAVCNPKVCKGYVLEINCTGNPRDVTESRLSFYSGHSSFGMYCMLFLALYVQARLRAKWARLLRPTIQFFLVAFAVYVGYTRVSDYKHHWSDVLVGLLQGALIAILNVRHVSDFFKQRPPRCSSQETAESEELERKPSLQMADAEHNNHYSYPGPV comes from the exons CCGCTCTGCCCTTCCTCATCATGACTGTTGTGTTCCGGCCCTACCTGAGGGGTGTGTACTGTGATGATGAGGACATCAAGTACCCCCGCAAACCTGACACCATCACCCACGGCTTGCTGGCTGCAGTCACCATCTCCTGCACTGTCATCATT ATATCATCAGGAGAGGCCTACCTCGTCTACAGTAAGAGGATCCACTCTAACTCTGAGTTCAACGGGTACGTGGCGGCACTCTACAAGGTGCTGGGTACCTTCCTGTTCGGggcagctgtcagccaatcactgACGGACCTGGCCAAGTTCTCCATCGGACGCCCTCGGCCCAACTTCATGGCCGTCTGCAACCCCAAGGTCTGCAAAGGCTACGTGCTGGAGATCAACTGCACCGGCAATCCTCGGGACGTCACTGAGTCCAG GCTGTCCTTCTACTCCGGCCACTCCTCCTTTGGGATGTACTGTATGCTGTTTCTAGCA ttgTATGTCCAGGCGAGGCTGAGGGCTAAGTGGGCAAGACTCCTCCGACCCACAATCCAGTTCTTCCTTGTGGCCTTTGCGGTTTACGTGGGCTACACCCGCGTGTCCGATTACAAGCACCACTGGAGCGACGTTCTGGTGGGCCTCCTCCAAGGCGCTCTCATTGCCATCCTCAAC GTGCGCCACGTATCAGACTTCTTCAAACAGCGTCCTCCCCGCTGCTCCAGCCAAGAGACGGCTGAGAGCGAGGAACTGGAGCGCAAACCCAGCCTGCAGATGGCAGATGCAGAGCACAACAACCATTACAGCTACCCAGGGCCTGTGTGA